The following are encoded together in the Tursiops truncatus isolate mTurTru1 chromosome 10, mTurTru1.mat.Y, whole genome shotgun sequence genome:
- the SEC22C gene encoding vesicle-trafficking protein SEC22c isoform X2 — protein MSMILFACVVRVRDGLPLSASTDFYHSQDFLECRRRLKTLALRLAQYPGRGSAEGLDFSIHFSSSRDVACMAICSRQCPAAMAFCFLETLWWEFTASYDTTCIGLASRPYAFLEFDSVIQKVKWHFNYVSSTQMESSLEKIQEELKFQPPVVLTLEDTDVANGVMNGHPQMHLEPAPNFRMEPVTALGILSLILNIMCAALNLIRGIHLAEHSLQCYLYLFYSPARTMKVVLMLLFICLGNMYLHGLRNLWQILFHIGVAFLSSYQILTRQLQEKQSDCGV, from the exons ATGTCCATGATCCTTTTTGCCTGTGTGGTTAGGGTGAGGGATGGACTGCCCCTCTCGGCCTCCACTGACTTTTACCACAGCCAAGATTTTCTGGAATGCAGGAGACGGCTCAAGACTTTAGCCTTGCGACTGGCCCAGTATCCAGGTCGAGGTTCTGCAGAAGGACTTGACTTCAGTATCCA CTTTTCTTCTTCGAGGGATGTAGCCTGCATGGCTATCTGCTCCCGCCAGTGTCCAGCAGCCATGGCCTTCTGCTTCCTGGAGACCCTGTGGTGGGAATTCACAGCTTCCTATGACACCACCTGCATTGGCCTAGCCTCCAGGCCATACGCCTTTCTCGAATTTG ACAGCGTCATTCAGAAAGTGAAGTGGCATTTTAACTATGTAAGTTCCACCCAGATGGAGAGCAGCTTAGAAAAGATTCAGGAGGAACTCAAGTTCCAGCCTCCAGTGGTTCTCACTCTGGAGGACACAGATGTGGCTAACGGGGTGATGAACGGTCACCCACAGATGCACTTGGAGCCTG CTCCTAATTTCCGAATGGAACCTGTGACAGCCCTGGGCATCCTCTCTCTTATTCTCAACATCATGTGCGCTGCTCTGAACCTCATTCGTGGAATTCACCTCGCAGAACATTCTTTACAG TGTTACTTGTACCTGTTCTACAGTCCAGCCAGGACCATGAaggtggtgctgatgctgctCTTTATTTGCCTGGGCAACATGTACCTGCATGGGCTGAGGAACCTCTGGCAAATCCTATTCCACATAGGAGTGGCTTTCCTGTCTTCATATCAGATACTGACGAGGCAGCTTCAGGAGAAGCAGTCTGACTGTGGAGTGTGA
- the SEC22C gene encoding vesicle-trafficking protein SEC22c isoform X1, with protein sequence MSMILFACVVRVRDGLPLSASTDFYHSQDFLECRRRLKTLALRLAQYPGRGSAEGLDFSIHFSSSRDVACMAICSRQCPAAMAFCFLETLWWEFTASYDTTCIGLASRPYAFLEFDSVIQKVKWHFNYVSSTQMESSLEKIQEELKFQPPVVLTLEDTDVANGVMNGHPQMHLEPAPNFRMEPVTALGILSLILNIMCAALNLIRGIHLAEHSLQVAHEEIGNILAFLIPFVACIFQCYLYLFYSPARTMKVVLMLLFICLGNMYLHGLRNLWQILFHIGVAFLSSYQILTRQLQEKQSDCGV encoded by the exons ATGTCCATGATCCTTTTTGCCTGTGTGGTTAGGGTGAGGGATGGACTGCCCCTCTCGGCCTCCACTGACTTTTACCACAGCCAAGATTTTCTGGAATGCAGGAGACGGCTCAAGACTTTAGCCTTGCGACTGGCCCAGTATCCAGGTCGAGGTTCTGCAGAAGGACTTGACTTCAGTATCCA CTTTTCTTCTTCGAGGGATGTAGCCTGCATGGCTATCTGCTCCCGCCAGTGTCCAGCAGCCATGGCCTTCTGCTTCCTGGAGACCCTGTGGTGGGAATTCACAGCTTCCTATGACACCACCTGCATTGGCCTAGCCTCCAGGCCATACGCCTTTCTCGAATTTG ACAGCGTCATTCAGAAAGTGAAGTGGCATTTTAACTATGTAAGTTCCACCCAGATGGAGAGCAGCTTAGAAAAGATTCAGGAGGAACTCAAGTTCCAGCCTCCAGTGGTTCTCACTCTGGAGGACACAGATGTGGCTAACGGGGTGATGAACGGTCACCCACAGATGCACTTGGAGCCTG CTCCTAATTTCCGAATGGAACCTGTGACAGCCCTGGGCATCCTCTCTCTTATTCTCAACATCATGTGCGCTGCTCTGAACCTCATTCGTGGAATTCACCTCGCAGAACATTCTTTACAG GTTGCACATGAAGAAATTGGAAATATTCTggcttttcttattccttttgtaGCCTGCATTTTCCAG TGTTACTTGTACCTGTTCTACAGTCCAGCCAGGACCATGAaggtggtgctgatgctgctCTTTATTTGCCTGGGCAACATGTACCTGCATGGGCTGAGGAACCTCTGGCAAATCCTATTCCACATAGGAGTGGCTTTCCTGTCTTCATATCAGATACTGACGAGGCAGCTTCAGGAGAAGCAGTCTGACTGTGGAGTGTGA
- the SEC22C gene encoding vesicle-trafficking protein SEC22c isoform X4 yields MSMILFACVVRVRDGLPLSASTDFYHSQDFLECRRRLKTLALRLAQYPGRGSAEGLDFSIHFSSSRDVACMAICSRQCPAAMAFCFLETLWWEFTASYDTTCIGLASRPYAFLEFAPNFRMEPVTALGILSLILNIMCAALNLIRGIHLAEHSLQVAHEEIGNILAFLIPFVACIFQCYLYLFYSPARTMKVVLMLLFICLGNMYLHGLRNLWQILFHIGVAFLSSYQILTRQLQEKQSDCGV; encoded by the exons ATGTCCATGATCCTTTTTGCCTGTGTGGTTAGGGTGAGGGATGGACTGCCCCTCTCGGCCTCCACTGACTTTTACCACAGCCAAGATTTTCTGGAATGCAGGAGACGGCTCAAGACTTTAGCCTTGCGACTGGCCCAGTATCCAGGTCGAGGTTCTGCAGAAGGACTTGACTTCAGTATCCA CTTTTCTTCTTCGAGGGATGTAGCCTGCATGGCTATCTGCTCCCGCCAGTGTCCAGCAGCCATGGCCTTCTGCTTCCTGGAGACCCTGTGGTGGGAATTCACAGCTTCCTATGACACCACCTGCATTGGCCTAGCCTCCAGGCCATACGCCTTTCTCGAATTTG CTCCTAATTTCCGAATGGAACCTGTGACAGCCCTGGGCATCCTCTCTCTTATTCTCAACATCATGTGCGCTGCTCTGAACCTCATTCGTGGAATTCACCTCGCAGAACATTCTTTACAG GTTGCACATGAAGAAATTGGAAATATTCTggcttttcttattccttttgtaGCCTGCATTTTCCAG TGTTACTTGTACCTGTTCTACAGTCCAGCCAGGACCATGAaggtggtgctgatgctgctCTTTATTTGCCTGGGCAACATGTACCTGCATGGGCTGAGGAACCTCTGGCAAATCCTATTCCACATAGGAGTGGCTTTCCTGTCTTCATATCAGATACTGACGAGGCAGCTTCAGGAGAAGCAGTCTGACTGTGGAGTGTGA
- the SEC22C gene encoding vesicle-trafficking protein SEC22c isoform X3: MFTAQEHLNHVQSFSSSRDVACMAICSRQCPAAMAFCFLETLWWEFTASYDTTCIGLASRPYAFLEFDSVIQKVKWHFNYVSSTQMESSLEKIQEELKFQPPVVLTLEDTDVANGVMNGHPQMHLEPAPNFRMEPVTALGILSLILNIMCAALNLIRGIHLAEHSLQVAHEEIGNILAFLIPFVACIFQCYLYLFYSPARTMKVVLMLLFICLGNMYLHGLRNLWQILFHIGVAFLSSYQILTRQLQEKQSDCGV; encoded by the exons ATGTTCACTGCTCAAGAACATCTTAACCACGTGCAGAG CTTTTCTTCTTCGAGGGATGTAGCCTGCATGGCTATCTGCTCCCGCCAGTGTCCAGCAGCCATGGCCTTCTGCTTCCTGGAGACCCTGTGGTGGGAATTCACAGCTTCCTATGACACCACCTGCATTGGCCTAGCCTCCAGGCCATACGCCTTTCTCGAATTTG ACAGCGTCATTCAGAAAGTGAAGTGGCATTTTAACTATGTAAGTTCCACCCAGATGGAGAGCAGCTTAGAAAAGATTCAGGAGGAACTCAAGTTCCAGCCTCCAGTGGTTCTCACTCTGGAGGACACAGATGTGGCTAACGGGGTGATGAACGGTCACCCACAGATGCACTTGGAGCCTG CTCCTAATTTCCGAATGGAACCTGTGACAGCCCTGGGCATCCTCTCTCTTATTCTCAACATCATGTGCGCTGCTCTGAACCTCATTCGTGGAATTCACCTCGCAGAACATTCTTTACAG GTTGCACATGAAGAAATTGGAAATATTCTggcttttcttattccttttgtaGCCTGCATTTTCCAG TGTTACTTGTACCTGTTCTACAGTCCAGCCAGGACCATGAaggtggtgctgatgctgctCTTTATTTGCCTGGGCAACATGTACCTGCATGGGCTGAGGAACCTCTGGCAAATCCTATTCCACATAGGAGTGGCTTTCCTGTCTTCATATCAGATACTGACGAGGCAGCTTCAGGAGAAGCAGTCTGACTGTGGAGTGTGA